Proteins found in one Silene latifolia isolate original U9 population unplaced genomic scaffold, ASM4854445v1 scaffold_20.1, whole genome shotgun sequence genomic segment:
- the LOC141638275 gene encoding uncharacterized protein LOC141638275 — protein MESMLEVVRCPGEMMVEQAAFYLRDKAGVWWHNEREGARAYYRSLGQPAIPWAGFKRVMRDHFVPEHIRAKLRAEFDSFSMADNMTVTEYYHRFIELSRYAEDMQLSQRSSPLRFENGLEMKIMEKLPVGVLSYLKDVYERAGHAERVVNTVV, from the coding sequence ATGGAGAGTATGTTAGAGGTGGTTCGTTGTCCAGGGGAGATGatggtggaacaagctgcgttctaccttaGGGATAAGGCTGGGGTATGGTGGCACAACGAGAGGGAAGGAGCTCGGGCATACTATAGGAGTCTGGGCCAACCTGCAATTCCATGGGCGGGGTTTAAGAGGGTAATGAGGGACCACTTCGTTCCGGAGCACATCCGTGCAAAGTTGAGGGCTGAGTTCGATTCCTTTTCTATGGCCGACAACATGACCGTCACAGAGTACTATCATAGGTTTATTGAGCTGTCACGCTATGCAGAGGACATGCAGCTGAGTCAACGGAGTTCCCCTCTTCGCTTCGAGAACGGGTTAGAAATGAAGATCATGGAAAAGCTACCGGTCGGGGTACTCTCTTATCTGAAAGATGTCTATGAAAGAGCGGGACATGCTGAGAGGGTGGTtaataccgtcgtttag